The DNA sequence CTATATCAGGGGTTATATCAGGCAACCCATTTGGGTAACGAGTTGGTATATATAATTTATCTAATAAACGTGCACTATCAATACACGATGATACGACATTATATGCCTCAATATCTATATATTTCATATCATCTATTAATTTTAAAACCGAATGTCCCCATGGATCTGAATCATAATAGTAATGTAGTGCTTTCAAAGCTTTTTCAGCTGATTGCTGGCTTAAAAAACATGCATGAGCAAACTTTTTGTAATCACACATTATTTTGGCAGCTTCATAATCGCTCATTGCTGTATCAAACCAGCGAGATGATTCTTTTACATTATTTTCCTTTGACATATATCTCTTTGGCTTCTTTCAATATATTTTTAAAAAATTTTCTTTCACGTATACTCTCCCATTCTGAAGGAGTATAAATAAGCATGTCAC is a window from the Spirochaetota bacterium genome containing:
- a CDS encoding HEPN domain-containing protein, which codes for MSKENNVKESSRWFDTAMSDYEAAKIMCDYKKFAHACFLSQQSAEKALKALHYYYDSDPWGHSVLKLIDDMKYIDIEAYNVVSSCIDSARLLDKLYIPTRYPNGLPDITPDIAYTQNDADEALLSADMILKKVKQIIVIR